The Streptomyces sp. NBC_01689 genome includes a window with the following:
- a CDS encoding non-ribosomal peptide synthetase, giving the protein MNDQDPGAAQPPTLADAVLAQARRRPAATAVIDGERALDYAELDRRSLAMARGLRAHGVRPGQAVAVRLPRSWQLVCVMLGIRRAGATVVPLDAQSPAGRRRHILDDSGARVLVLDTDTEDPEVPAAVRHLHAADLLDTTGAGPSAEPVADVGRGDRLADRLGNEPATGTRTGGRTGTGSVSGGDDPVAFLFYTSGTTGRPKGVEVRDAGVLRLARPGPIRLAEDARCASLSNPAFDALSFEVWVPLLSGATCVILDDAQARDPHLLADGLRRARIDAVFVTTALFNAVVDKVPTCFDTVGRVLVGGEQLNAVRIRQWYRDNPDAPTRLVNVYGPTECTTFALAHPIPRDFDGDVVPVGRPLPATGALLAVDGSRPAETGEVGELLLSGEGLAIGYRSLPEETARRFVRLPWHDGGRDLWYRTGDLVRRDTSDDITYVGRTDRQVKVRGFRIEPGEVERQLTAHPAVRQAHVCTLRDVDGAHELLAYLVLGSTMTFEEYDRHLAAVLPAYMRPHRTHLVDALPRNPNGKIDEAALLNSPAEPWRRVRTDDPEVTEDQRQLLELAGTMLGMSGLRPDDRWIPNGGDSLKALRLCFEIRDRWHVDLPQSLVLQADFAALSDAIADGGERSLPHPPPVAAPSGLRTAPATSEQQRLWLLHRRDPHSRAYDVPLAFHLEGPVDEDALRAALRRLVERHPALRTSFRAAPDGLLQEIGDPYDPWQPPDGLRTPTASAVPDPPAVSGAPHPSHAPAESVVPHPLAVSATPRLSVAPVAPAESAASAVPTAAEAATASDRPAVTGWREAARHFFAPPFDLGTPRMLRAALVQDTEGSVLLLHLHHIAVDGWSLSTLFRDLSADCAEPADGTRDTRSEDSTAVTTAATASVTPVDFALWQRDWHGSPAYRHQRDTLRRHYAALEAPAPVPPTEAGTPRARLLRTSLDLVRRSRLDRLGADLGLTRFQLLLAAYSWSLYGVTGATRPLVAAPVAGRPRAEFDSTVGMFANTVLLPTELAPGRPLREQLAAQAAGAQEVLRRQDVALSDVLTDHRFGGDGPPFDFMFVLENTDFDAFSLPGCRVRPLWVEATEAKCALTLSVVEREDGFDCLWEYAEERIDTERVTAAARLFRRAVDLLTEDRADTLTDLVAPYRRALPEPGRGAETTPAFTTVAEGFARQVRRTPDAPAVTSGDRTLTYTELDARAAALAAELLRGHPVPADPRTPARIALHLPPSVEHVVALLAAARLNLTVVPLDPAYPPALLREVLRQIDPVCVLVAPGGDGNLAAIAPPDLHRHTVDLGDLGALAARDLSAGPNEPGPAEPGPTPHPGLRPLYTLFTSGSTGTPKGVDVPDRTLCNLLHWQAGAGGLPGAAVTQQFSMLSFDVSFQEVFTTLCSGGRLQLVRPEWRQDLPALLDQLESAGVERLFLPCVALQLLAEHAVHSGRFPSRLREVIAAGEQLMCTDAVRAWFAGMPGARLFNHYGPTETHVVSALCLDGDPAEWPSRPAVGRPVDNAVLRVVDESGEPVPPGATGDLLIGGAMAAPCYLGDNDLNRIRFVELPGAGTFYRSGDHAHFDGDGLLHYDGRADDQIKLSGHRLELGQVEAALLSHPAVLGALVVQDGEGLVALLQCRGDDDPDPAELTRHLAGLLPPHVRVRDFRRVDALPRTPSGKLDRRTAPTTGRELRATGAAPEHATEREARLCALFLRVTGKAVAPDQRFFDAGASSLDLMRFHLRCGADLGLVFTVADLFEHVTVRSLSRHLDTVNGAAPPTGPGHDTAGGPGARPGAPTPAGTAHGQETTEPVAVIGMAVRLPGAPDLAAFWRMVESGGRGITYFPAAEGRVGARSQLDGPLAFDPERFGISRQEARLMDPQQRHLLMSCVEALAHAGIADPGTSRTGLIAGCGENTYFQSMLREADPAELPDSFRMALHHDKDFLATKAAYHLGLTGPAFTVQAACASSLVGVHVAAGLLRQGDADIMLAGGVLVDPLLTDGYTYRPQHIFSPDGHCRPFSDDAGGTVGASGVGVVVLKTLSRARLDGDTVYAVITGSAVNNDGSEKLGYSAPSVTGQREVIRTALRRSGRTGSDVGYVEAHGTGTRLGDPVEVGALRQAFDLADSAHCALSSVKSQIGHLGAAAGVVGLVRAALSVHHGLIPPNIDFRRLNPEIGSDPTPFHVPATARAWPDGRPRVAGVSSFGIGGTNAHLILEHPDTPPSERAPGTIPCLVLSGGSERALRADAGRVAEYLTGRPETYAQVLRHLQAGRPALAYRAATVAHSPQSAISWLRGLADGDVPLTPDEDTTPPSHPDQRRASGPGGAPDLRKAEPSDHGLRPRPDADDSRARETSRAWAGGETPAWPEGPAPAPWDFPPPSFDLTDHDFPRATPAPRTAPEPPPALSGTGAPDRAPEEQWLHQTIWARSRRAVPADGPPSHRVVVVVADGSTAPEDWRGLETGHTRVVHVTAASAYARVADDRYEVDPADPQALTHLLKVLTRDADDGVEWLHALPLAVRGPVDEDSLEHARHACLDAPAALCQALAGLPAHLRPRVWWLSHRAQPVTGPVDRPELALLAGAVDVPRQEIGLDTRWLDLPGGEPADWAHLLPLVLTDEPAASRPEPRLALRGGYWWRPARQPVPRPLPHGGAALARGTGTHLILGGTGGIGASIAAWLLEHTEGRVVLLARRPHLPPALSAHSARVTLVEADLAEGNRDAVLDLLAPHLGRLDGIVHAVGTAAGALLARRDGHALRHATEAKLRAALLTERLIALHRPRYAAYCSSLSAQFGGVGQFDYAAAGGVLDAFAHHDPDPSDSATVRLGIGWDVWRETGMALDSLTTDARHQEHLAVGLSSAEGLRAFADALEAQLPHLLVSTTPLEASRYFYEPPPRTGTDPATARTTPTAFDELTQAVCQLLGVDSFDPETSLYDLGADSLTLLDLLSEVKRLYGVDLDLARLGHRASLNEILAQLGPPATPDTPDDPVSVEIWQRGDGADVLCLIHPVGGDIQAYRPLVSALDPHTTVCLIPDPALRDPGLPGWSVDERAARYHAALRARFPDRDTRLRLAGWSFGALVALSMAAEAETTGRTVAGLYLLDPPPAHGPARTHGYDDHDLRTVFEHELRGNGAQSPLAGAGQAYAERLAHCCRANLDAMSTHTPPRLTRTPSTLWLATNAVTDLPPAPDARSTAGEWRALLPDGSAVHRLRVSHYEIVTGPHIERVARTINDGAPTRHRPGGGARHPRPSTAAPTPPPPANHS; this is encoded by the coding sequence ATGAACGACCAGGACCCCGGCGCCGCGCAGCCGCCGACGCTCGCCGACGCCGTCCTCGCGCAGGCCCGCCGCCGTCCCGCCGCCACCGCCGTGATCGACGGCGAGCGCGCCCTCGACTACGCGGAACTGGACCGCCGCAGCCTGGCCATGGCCCGAGGTCTGCGCGCGCACGGCGTCCGCCCGGGGCAAGCGGTCGCGGTGCGGCTGCCCCGCTCCTGGCAACTGGTGTGCGTGATGCTCGGCATCCGCCGGGCCGGTGCCACCGTGGTGCCGCTCGACGCGCAGAGCCCGGCCGGGCGCCGACGCCACATTCTCGACGACTCCGGAGCCCGCGTCCTCGTGCTGGACACCGACACGGAGGACCCGGAGGTCCCCGCGGCGGTGCGGCACCTGCACGCCGCGGACCTCCTCGACACGACCGGCGCGGGCCCCTCGGCGGAGCCCGTGGCGGACGTCGGCCGGGGTGACCGGCTCGCGGACCGCCTCGGCAACGAGCCGGCCACCGGCACCCGTACCGGTGGCCGTACCGGTACGGGTTCCGTCTCGGGCGGCGACGACCCCGTGGCCTTCCTCTTCTACACCTCGGGCACCACGGGCCGCCCCAAGGGCGTCGAGGTACGGGACGCCGGCGTGCTGCGCCTGGCTCGTCCCGGCCCGATCCGCCTGGCTGAGGACGCGCGGTGCGCGAGTCTGTCCAACCCGGCCTTCGACGCGCTCAGTTTCGAGGTCTGGGTGCCGCTGCTGAGCGGCGCGACCTGTGTGATCCTCGACGACGCGCAGGCCCGTGACCCGCACCTGCTCGCGGACGGCCTGCGCCGGGCCCGTATCGACGCCGTGTTCGTCACGACCGCCCTGTTCAACGCCGTCGTCGACAAGGTGCCCACCTGCTTCGACACCGTCGGACGTGTCCTCGTCGGCGGCGAGCAGCTCAACGCCGTCCGCATCCGGCAGTGGTACCGCGACAACCCGGACGCCCCGACCCGTCTCGTCAACGTCTACGGCCCGACCGAGTGCACCACCTTCGCGCTGGCCCACCCGATCCCCCGCGACTTCGACGGGGACGTGGTCCCCGTGGGACGCCCCCTGCCGGCCACCGGAGCCCTGCTGGCCGTCGACGGCTCCCGCCCGGCGGAGACCGGGGAGGTCGGCGAACTCCTCCTGTCGGGCGAGGGTTTGGCGATCGGCTACCGCTCGCTGCCCGAGGAGACCGCGCGCCGCTTCGTCCGGCTGCCCTGGCACGACGGCGGCCGGGACCTCTGGTACCGCACCGGCGACCTCGTCCGCCGCGACACCTCCGACGACATCACCTACGTCGGCCGCACCGACCGACAGGTCAAGGTCCGCGGCTTCCGCATCGAACCGGGCGAGGTGGAACGGCAGCTCACCGCCCATCCCGCCGTCCGCCAGGCCCATGTCTGCACCCTCCGTGACGTCGACGGCGCCCACGAACTACTGGCCTACCTGGTCCTCGGCTCCACGATGACGTTCGAGGAGTACGACCGTCATCTGGCCGCCGTCCTCCCGGCGTACATGCGTCCGCACCGCACCCACCTCGTGGACGCCCTGCCCCGCAACCCCAACGGCAAGATCGACGAAGCCGCGTTGCTGAACTCACCGGCCGAGCCGTGGCGGCGCGTCCGCACCGACGACCCCGAGGTGACCGAGGACCAGCGGCAACTGCTGGAGCTGGCCGGGACCATGCTCGGCATGTCCGGCCTGCGGCCCGACGACCGCTGGATCCCCAACGGCGGTGACTCGCTGAAGGCGCTCCGGCTGTGCTTCGAGATCCGTGACCGCTGGCACGTCGACCTGCCCCAGTCCCTCGTCCTGCAGGCCGACTTCGCCGCACTGAGCGACGCGATAGCCGACGGTGGCGAGCGATCACTCCCGCACCCGCCGCCGGTGGCGGCACCGAGCGGGCTGCGCACCGCACCGGCCACCTCGGAACAGCAGCGCCTGTGGCTGCTGCACCGGCGTGACCCGCACAGCCGGGCCTACGACGTTCCGCTCGCCTTCCACCTGGAAGGCCCCGTCGACGAGGACGCCCTGCGCGCCGCCCTGCGCCGACTCGTCGAGCGGCACCCCGCGTTGCGGACCTCCTTCCGTGCCGCGCCGGATGGCCTGCTCCAGGAGATCGGGGATCCGTACGACCCCTGGCAGCCGCCGGACGGGCTCCGGACGCCGACCGCGTCCGCCGTCCCCGACCCGCCCGCCGTGTCCGGCGCGCCGCACCCGTCCCATGCGCCCGCCGAGTCCGTCGTCCCTCACCCGCTCGCCGTGTCCGCCACGCCGCGCCTGTCCGTAGCGCCCGTAGCGCCCGCCGAGTCCGCCGCGTCCGCCGTGCCGACCGCCGCAGAGGCGGCGACGGCGTCGGACAGGCCCGCCGTGACCGGCTGGCGGGAAGCGGCCCGTCACTTCTTCGCCCCACCCTTCGACCTGGGCACACCGCGCATGCTCCGGGCGGCCCTCGTCCAGGACACCGAGGGCTCCGTCCTGCTGCTGCACCTGCACCACATCGCCGTCGACGGCTGGTCCCTCAGCACCCTCTTCCGCGACCTGTCGGCCGACTGCGCCGAGCCGGCGGACGGCACGCGCGACACCCGGTCCGAGGACAGCACGGCCGTCACCACGGCTGCCACCGCGTCCGTCACCCCGGTGGACTTCGCGCTGTGGCAACGGGACTGGCACGGCAGCCCCGCCTACCGTCACCAGCGTGACACGCTCCGCCGCCACTACGCCGCCCTGGAAGCCCCCGCTCCCGTCCCGCCGACGGAGGCCGGTACTCCCCGCGCGCGCCTGCTGCGCACCTCGCTCGACCTCGTCCGTCGCTCCCGGCTCGACCGGCTGGGCGCCGACCTCGGGCTCACCCGCTTCCAACTCCTGCTGGCGGCCTACTCCTGGAGCCTGTACGGAGTGACCGGCGCCACCCGTCCGCTCGTCGCCGCGCCCGTCGCGGGCCGGCCCCGAGCCGAATTCGACTCCACCGTCGGCATGTTCGCCAACACCGTGCTGCTCCCCACGGAACTCGCCCCCGGCCGTCCGCTGCGCGAGCAGCTCGCCGCGCAGGCCGCCGGGGCCCAGGAGGTCCTGCGACGCCAGGACGTGGCACTCTCGGATGTCCTCACCGACCACCGTTTCGGCGGCGACGGACCGCCGTTCGACTTCATGTTCGTCCTGGAGAACACCGACTTCGACGCGTTCTCCCTGCCGGGCTGCCGCGTGCGCCCCCTCTGGGTGGAGGCCACCGAGGCGAAATGCGCGCTCACCCTTTCCGTGGTGGAGCGCGAGGACGGCTTCGACTGCCTTTGGGAGTACGCCGAGGAGCGGATCGACACCGAACGCGTCACCGCCGCCGCGCGGTTGTTCCGGCGAGCGGTGGACCTGCTCACCGAGGACCGCGCCGACACCCTCACCGACCTCGTGGCCCCCTACCGGCGCGCCCTGCCCGAACCAGGGCGCGGCGCCGAGACGACGCCCGCCTTCACCACGGTGGCGGAGGGATTCGCGCGCCAGGTCCGCCGCACCCCCGACGCACCCGCCGTCACCTCCGGGGACCGCACCCTCACGTACACCGAACTCGACGCCCGTGCGGCCGCCTTGGCGGCCGAACTGCTCCGCGGTCACCCGGTTCCCGCCGACCCGCGGACGCCTGCCCGGATCGCGCTCCACCTGCCTCCCTCGGTCGAGCACGTGGTCGCCCTCCTGGCCGCGGCACGCCTCAACCTCACCGTCGTCCCCCTGGACCCCGCCTACCCTCCCGCCCTGCTGCGCGAGGTGCTGCGGCAGATCGACCCGGTCTGCGTCCTCGTGGCACCCGGTGGGGACGGGAACCTCGCCGCGATCGCGCCGCCGGACCTCCACCGGCACACCGTCGACCTCGGGGACCTCGGGGCCCTCGCGGCCCGCGACCTGTCCGCCGGACCGAACGAGCCCGGACCGGCCGAGCCCGGACCGACCCCGCACCCGGGACTCCGGCCGCTGTACACGCTGTTCACCTCCGGTTCCACCGGCACCCCCAAGGGGGTCGACGTCCCGGACCGCACCCTGTGCAATCTGCTGCACTGGCAGGCCGGCGCGGGCGGCCTGCCCGGCGCGGCGGTCACCCAGCAGTTCTCGATGCTCTCCTTCGACGTGTCGTTCCAGGAGGTCTTCACCACGCTCTGCTCGGGCGGCCGGCTGCAGCTGGTGCGCCCCGAGTGGCGACAGGATCTGCCCGCCCTGCTCGACCAGTTGGAGAGCGCCGGGGTGGAGCGGCTGTTCCTGCCCTGCGTGGCACTGCAGCTCCTCGCCGAACACGCGGTCCACAGCGGCCGGTTCCCCTCCCGGCTGCGTGAGGTGATCGCCGCGGGGGAGCAACTTATGTGCACCGACGCCGTCCGCGCCTGGTTCGCCGGCATGCCCGGCGCCCGGCTGTTCAACCACTACGGACCCACCGAGACGCATGTCGTCAGCGCCCTCTGCCTCGACGGCGATCCCGCGGAGTGGCCGTCGCGTCCGGCCGTCGGACGGCCCGTGGACAACGCCGTCCTGCGGGTGGTCGACGAGAGCGGCGAGCCGGTGCCGCCGGGGGCCACCGGAGACCTGCTGATCGGCGGTGCCATGGCAGCGCCCTGCTATCTGGGCGACAACGACCTCAACCGCATCCGCTTCGTCGAGCTGCCCGGCGCCGGTACCTTCTACCGCAGCGGCGACCACGCGCACTTCGACGGCGACGGACTGCTCCACTACGACGGACGCGCCGACGATCAGATCAAACTCAGCGGTCACCGGCTGGAGTTGGGCCAGGTCGAAGCCGCGCTGCTGAGCCACCCGGCCGTCCTCGGCGCCCTGGTGGTCCAGGACGGTGAAGGACTCGTGGCCCTCCTGCAGTGCCGGGGCGACGACGACCCGGACCCCGCGGAACTCACCCGTCATCTGGCCGGACTGCTGCCCCCGCACGTACGCGTCCGTGACTTCCGCCGCGTCGACGCGCTGCCCCGCACCCCGAGCGGCAAGCTCGACCGGCGGACGGCGCCCACGACCGGAAGGGAACTGCGAGCCACCGGCGCGGCCCCCGAACACGCCACGGAACGGGAGGCCCGGCTCTGCGCGCTGTTCCTGCGCGTCACCGGCAAGGCCGTCGCACCCGACCAGCGCTTCTTCGACGCCGGGGCCAGCAGCCTGGACCTGATGCGCTTCCACCTGCGCTGCGGTGCCGACCTGGGCCTCGTGTTCACCGTCGCCGACCTCTTCGAACACGTCACCGTCCGCAGCCTGAGCCGCCATCTGGACACGGTGAACGGCGCGGCGCCCCCGACCGGCCCCGGCCACGACACGGCCGGCGGACCCGGGGCCCGCCCCGGGGCCCCGACGCCGGCCGGGACGGCACACGGGCAGGAGACGACCGAGCCCGTCGCCGTCATCGGCATGGCGGTCCGCCTCCCCGGCGCCCCCGACCTGGCCGCCTTCTGGCGCATGGTGGAATCGGGCGGCCGAGGCATCACGTACTTCCCCGCGGCCGAGGGCCGCGTGGGCGCGCGCAGCCAGCTGGACGGCCCGCTCGCCTTCGACCCGGAACGCTTCGGCATCAGCCGCCAGGAAGCCCGGCTGATGGACCCCCAGCAGCGGCACCTGCTGATGAGCTGTGTCGAGGCACTCGCCCACGCCGGCATCGCGGACCCCGGCACGTCGCGCACCGGTCTGATCGCCGGCTGCGGCGAGAACACCTACTTCCAGTCGATGCTCCGCGAGGCCGACCCCGCCGAACTGCCCGACAGCTTCCGCATGGCCCTGCACCACGACAAGGACTTCCTGGCCACCAAGGCGGCCTACCACCTGGGCCTGACCGGGCCCGCCTTCACCGTGCAGGCCGCCTGCGCCAGTTCGCTGGTCGGAGTCCATGTCGCGGCCGGACTGCTGCGCCAGGGGGACGCCGACATCATGCTCGCCGGGGGCGTCCTCGTCGACCCGCTGCTGACGGACGGCTACACCTACCGGCCCCAGCACATCTTCTCCCCGGACGGTCACTGCCGCCCCTTCAGCGACGACGCGGGGGGCACGGTCGGCGCCAGCGGCGTGGGCGTCGTCGTACTGAAGACCCTGAGCCGGGCACGGCTAGACGGCGACACCGTGTACGCCGTCATCACCGGCTCGGCCGTGAACAACGACGGCTCCGAGAAGCTCGGTTACAGTGCCCCGTCGGTGACGGGCCAGCGCGAGGTCATCCGGACCGCCCTGCGCCGCAGCGGCCGCACCGGCTCCGACGTCGGATACGTCGAGGCGCACGGCACCGGCACCCGCCTCGGTGACCCCGTCGAGGTCGGCGCGCTGCGCCAGGCCTTCGACCTGGCGGACTCAGCGCACTGCGCACTGTCGTCCGTGAAGAGCCAGATCGGTCATCTGGGCGCGGCGGCGGGCGTAGTGGGCCTGGTCCGCGCCGCTCTCTCGGTCCACCACGGACTGATCCCGCCGAACATCGACTTCCGGCGGCTCAACCCGGAGATCGGGTCGGATCCGACGCCGTTCCACGTACCCGCCACCGCCCGCGCGTGGCCGGACGGGCGGCCGCGCGTCGCCGGGGTGAGCAGTTTCGGCATCGGCGGCACCAACGCCCATCTGATCCTCGAACACCCCGACACCCCGCCGTCGGAGCGCGCACCCGGCACGATCCCGTGTCTCGTGCTGTCGGGCGGGAGCGAGCGAGCGCTGCGCGCGGACGCCGGACGCGTCGCCGAGTACCTGACCGGCAGGCCGGAGACGTACGCGCAGGTGCTGCGACACCTCCAGGCGGGCCGCCCGGCACTCGCGTACCGGGCGGCGACCGTCGCCCACAGCCCCCAGAGCGCGATCAGTTGGCTGCGCGGGCTGGCCGACGGCGACGTACCCCTGACCCCCGACGAGGACACCACGCCGCCTTCCCACCCGGACCAGCGGCGGGCGAGCGGCCCCGGCGGAGCGCCGGACCTCCGCAAGGCGGAGCCGTCCGACCACGGCCTCCGCCCTCGGCCCGACGCCGACGACTCACGGGCCCGGGAGACGTCGCGCGCCTGGGCGGGAGGTGAGACCCCCGCCTGGCCCGAGGGCCCCGCGCCGGCCCCCTGGGACTTCCCGCCCCCGTCCTTCGACCTGACCGACCACGACTTCCCACGCGCCACCCCCGCACCCCGCACCGCGCCCGAGCCACCACCGGCGCTCTCCGGCACGGGGGCGCCGGACAGGGCACCCGAGGAGCAGTGGCTCCACCAGACCATCTGGGCACGGTCCCGGCGGGCCGTCCCGGCCGACGGGCCGCCCTCGCACCGGGTCGTGGTCGTCGTCGCCGACGGGTCCACGGCACCGGAGGACTGGCGAGGTCTCGAAACGGGCCACACCCGCGTCGTGCACGTCACCGCCGCGTCCGCCTACGCCCGGGTCGCGGACGACCGCTACGAGGTCGACCCGGCCGATCCACAGGCACTCACCCACCTGCTGAAAGTGCTGACACGGGACGCCGACGACGGGGTGGAGTGGCTGCACGCACTGCCCCTCGCCGTCCGGGGACCGGTCGACGAAGACTCCCTCGAACACGCCCGGCACGCCTGCCTCGACGCCCCCGCCGCGCTGTGCCAGGCCCTCGCCGGGCTGCCGGCCCACCTGCGGCCGCGCGTGTGGTGGCTGTCCCACCGGGCCCAACCGGTCACCGGCCCGGTCGACCGTCCCGAACTCGCGCTGCTGGCCGGGGCGGTCGACGTGCCGCGCCAGGAGATCGGCCTCGACACCCGCTGGCTCGACCTGCCCGGCGGCGAACCCGCCGACTGGGCCCATCTGTTGCCCCTGGTCCTCACCGACGAACCCGCGGCCAGCCGACCGGAACCGCGGCTGGCGCTGCGCGGCGGCTACTGGTGGCGTCCCGCGCGGCAGCCCGTACCCCGGCCGCTCCCGCACGGTGGCGCCGCCCTCGCCCGCGGCACCGGCACCCACCTGATCCTCGGCGGGACCGGAGGCATCGGCGCGAGCATCGCGGCCTGGCTGCTCGAACACACCGAAGGCCGCGTCGTCCTGCTGGCCCGCCGCCCCCACCTGCCGCCCGCGCTGAGCGCGCACTCGGCGCGGGTCACCCTCGTCGAGGCCGACCTCGCCGAAGGGAACCGCGACGCCGTACTGGACCTGCTCGCCCCCCACCTCGGACGGCTCGACGGCATCGTGCACGCGGTGGGCACCGCGGCCGGAGCGCTCCTCGCCCGCCGGGACGGCCACGCCCTGCGCCACGCGACGGAGGCCAAACTGCGCGCTGCGCTGCTCACCGAGCGGCTGATCGCCCTGCACCGTCCCCGCTACGCGGCCTACTGCTCATCGCTGTCCGCCCAGTTCGGAGGCGTCGGCCAGTTCGACTACGCCGCCGCGGGCGGAGTCCTGGACGCCTTCGCGCACCACGATCCGGACCCCTCGGACTCCGCCACCGTACGGCTGGGCATCGGCTGGGACGTGTGGCGGGAGACCGGCATGGCCCTCGACTCGCTCACCACCGACGCACGCCACCAGGAACACCTGGCGGTGGGACTCTCCTCGGCCGAGGGACTGCGCGCCTTCGCCGACGCCCTGGAGGCACAACTGCCGCACCTCCTCGTGTCCACCACTCCGCTCGAAGCCTCCCGGTACTTCTACGAACCCCCGCCACGGACCGGCACGGACCCGGCGACGGCCCGGACGACGCCCACCGCATTCGACGAACTGACCCAAGCGGTATGCCAGTTGCTCGGCGTGGACAGCTTCGACCCGGAGACCTCGCTGTACGATCTCGGAGCCGACTCGCTCACCCTGCTGGACCTGCTCTCCGAGGTGAAACGGCTGTACGGCGTCGACCTCGACCTCGCCCGCCTCGGCCACCGGGCCAGCCTGAACGAGATCCTGGCCCAACTCGGCCCGCCCGCAACGCCGGACACCCCCGACGACCCCGTCTCCGTGGAGATCTGGCAGCGGGGCGACGGCGCGGACGTGCTGTGCCTGATCCATCCGGTCGGCGGCGACATCCAGGCCTACCGGCCCCTGGTGTCGGCGCTCGACCCGCACACCACGGTCTGCCTGATCCCCGACCCCGCGCTGCGCGACCCCGGCCTCCCCGGCTGGTCGGTCGACGAACGCGCCGCCCGCTACCACGCGGCGCTGCGCGCCCGCTTCCCCGACCGGGACACCCGACTCCGGCTCGCCGGATGGTCGTTCGGCGCCCTCGTCGCCCTGTCCATGGCCGCCGAGGCGGAGACGACCGGCCGTACCGTCGCAGGGCTTTACCTCCTCGACCCGCCACCCGCCCACGGCCCGGCACGCACCCACGGCTACGACGACCACGACCTCCGTACCGTCTTCGAACACGAACTGCGCGGCAACGGCGCCCAGTCGCCCCTCGCCGGAGCCGGACAGGCCTACGCCGAACGGCTCGCCCACTGCTGCCGGGCGAACCTCGACGCGATGAGCACCCACACCCCGCCCCGGCTCACCCGCACCCCGAGCACCCTGTGGCTGGCGACCAACGCAGTCACCGACCTCCCCCCGGCCCCGGACGCCCGGTCGACGGCCGGGGAATGGCGCGCTCTCCTGCCCGACGGCTCGGCCGTGCACCGACTGCGCGTCTCGCACTACGAGATCGTCACCGGCCCGCACATCGAACGCGTCGCCCGCACGATCAACGACGGGGCGCCGACGCGACACCGCCCCGGCGGCGGAGCAAGGCACCCCCGGCCGTCCACCGCCGCTCCCACACCGCCCCCGCCGGCGAACCACTCCTGA